The Akkermansia muciniphila genome contains a region encoding:
- a CDS encoding acyltransferase: MSTNQPLNPHGSHIAWIDFLRILACFLVVMAHCCDPFVGSFDGTFNFKSAVFWGSLVRPCVPLFAMISGVLLFPVTMEMSAFYARRLKRVLIPLIVWSLLLPLFYFGYFAAGVQTASPNIVMDTYTWGATVQKLYTFLFNFNYDTTPLWYVYMLVGLYLFMPIMSAWLAQAKRKDVKIFLGIWIFSMTLPYIQMLAPALGYEGNYGNMGILGVCDWNPYGMFYNFSGFLGYMVLAHYLVKYPLAWSWKKMFAITAPLFLVGFAITFFGFLETQKHFPGQYSKLEVLWYFSGINVFMMTFAIFAMVSRLRIKPRPWLSSLAALTFGVYLCHFFFVQCSYDFVNFIGLGGLPSAVKIPLLACMASVISVVLVWLLSLNKWTRKSIM; the protein is encoded by the coding sequence ATGAGCACCAACCAACCATTGAACCCACACGGCAGCCACATCGCATGGATTGACTTCCTGCGCATCCTGGCCTGTTTCCTCGTTGTCATGGCCCACTGCTGCGACCCGTTCGTAGGCAGTTTTGACGGCACGTTCAACTTCAAATCAGCCGTCTTCTGGGGCAGCCTCGTCCGTCCCTGCGTCCCGCTCTTCGCTATGATCTCCGGCGTGCTCCTCTTCCCCGTCACCATGGAAATGAGCGCTTTCTATGCCAGGCGTCTCAAAAGGGTGCTGATTCCCCTCATCGTGTGGTCTCTGCTGCTCCCCCTGTTCTACTTCGGCTACTTTGCCGCAGGCGTGCAGACGGCCAGCCCCAACATCGTGATGGACACCTACACCTGGGGCGCCACCGTTCAGAAACTGTACACCTTCCTGTTCAACTTCAACTATGACACCACCCCCCTGTGGTACGTATACATGCTGGTGGGCCTGTACCTCTTCATGCCCATCATGAGCGCCTGGCTGGCGCAGGCCAAACGGAAAGACGTGAAAATCTTCCTGGGGATATGGATATTCAGCATGACCCTCCCCTACATCCAGATGCTGGCTCCGGCGCTGGGCTATGAAGGCAATTACGGCAACATGGGCATCCTGGGCGTTTGTGACTGGAACCCGTACGGCATGTTCTATAACTTTTCCGGCTTCCTGGGTTACATGGTGCTGGCTCATTATCTGGTTAAATACCCCCTTGCCTGGAGCTGGAAAAAAATGTTCGCCATCACCGCTCCCCTGTTCCTGGTTGGTTTTGCCATCACATTCTTCGGCTTCCTCGAAACTCAAAAGCACTTCCCCGGCCAGTACTCCAAGCTGGAAGTCCTCTGGTACTTCTCCGGCATCAACGTCTTCATGATGACCTTCGCCATCTTTGCCATGGTCAGCAGGCTCAGGATCAAGCCGCGTCCGTGGCTGAGCAGTCTGGCGGCGCTGACCTTCGGCGTATACCTGTGCCACTTCTTCTTTGTCCAGTGCTCCTATGACTTCGTGAACTTCATCGGGCTGGGCGGTCTCCCCTCGGCAGTGAAAATTCCCCTGCTGGCCTGCATGGCCTCTGTCATCTCCGTGGTGCTGGTATGGTTGTTGAGCCTGAACAAGTGGACGCGCAAGAGCATCATGTAA
- a CDS encoding aldo/keto reductase, which translates to MEHSVIFPDHRKVCALGQGTWKMGKSALREAEEIKALRAGIELGMSVVDTAEMYGNEDLVGAAIRGLRDRVFLVSKVLPGNASRTGTKAACERSLKKLKTDFIDLYLLHWGGPHPIEDTVASMLELQQEGKIKSWGVSNMDVAEMERFYAVPGGKSCAANQILYNLSHRGVEYDLLPWCRERHIPVMAYSPADEGRLCTHPVLVELALKHEATPVQIALAWIMRMPGMIAIPKAGSVTHVQENYHSLSVKLTAGDVELLDEAFPPPGRKVHLDSW; encoded by the coding sequence ATGGAACATTCAGTGATTTTTCCGGACCATCGGAAGGTTTGCGCCCTGGGGCAGGGAACCTGGAAGATGGGAAAGTCGGCGTTAAGGGAGGCCGAAGAGATCAAGGCGCTGCGCGCCGGCATTGAGCTGGGCATGAGCGTGGTTGACACGGCTGAAATGTACGGAAACGAGGACCTGGTGGGTGCGGCGATCCGCGGATTGCGCGACCGCGTTTTCCTAGTGAGCAAGGTGCTTCCAGGCAATGCCAGCAGAACCGGGACGAAGGCCGCCTGTGAGCGTAGCCTGAAGAAGCTGAAGACGGATTTCATAGATTTATATCTGCTTCACTGGGGCGGTCCCCATCCCATTGAAGATACGGTGGCCTCCATGCTGGAGTTGCAGCAGGAGGGTAAAATCAAATCATGGGGCGTCAGCAATATGGATGTGGCGGAGATGGAACGGTTTTATGCCGTACCGGGAGGAAAGAGCTGCGCGGCCAACCAGATTCTTTATAATTTGTCCCACCGCGGCGTGGAGTATGACCTGCTGCCCTGGTGCCGGGAACGCCATATTCCCGTAATGGCCTATTCTCCGGCGGATGAAGGGCGTCTGTGCACCCATCCCGTTCTGGTGGAACTGGCCCTGAAGCATGAGGCCACCCCGGTGCAGATCGCGCTGGCCTGGATTATGCGGATGCCCGGAATGATTGCCATTCCCAAGGCCGGTTCCGTCACGCATGTGCAGGAGAATTACCACAGCCTGTCCGTTAAGTTGACTGCGGGGGATGTGGAGCTGCTGGACGAGGCTTTTCCGCCTCCGGGCAGGAAAGTGCATCTGGATTCCTGGTAA
- a CDS encoding proline dehydrogenase family protein — MTDSSIPDMMAAANRDKWTDQQLAAKAVELAESILKQSNAGMRRKEKKQAEQMERMMNDPAGKAFTLALADRVFRPSASARGAELFRYLLDGYGIPRYLSATDRLAMKLGGRLSAQFPGVVMPMITSQLRKESSNVILPAEDGKLHSHLRRRRKAGIRMNINQLGEAILGESEAHHRLQQVVDRLGDKDCEYISVKISAIFSQIHLVAFEETVKLIQERLRILYRAAITNAVTLPDGSKKPKFVNLDMEEYRDLHLTAEAFKRTLMEEEFMHLEAGIVLQAYLPDSWEEQMKLCAWAKERVEQGGARIKIRLVKGANLAMEKVEASMHDWAQAPYGTKAQVDANYKRMLHYGCMPENARYVQFGVASHNLFDLCYAMLLREREGVRDYVEFEMLEGMANHQARVIRQAADGLLLYAPVVLKEDFHSAIAYLVRRLDENTSEENFLHDLFGMTPGSRSWEAQKKRFLKACQEKDEVKYGPNRTQNRAADPVQPTHYRDAFSNERDTDWSLRQNAEWINGLIAAEKEKSGEEIPLVVNGEEVTTNLWGVGRDPSRHNEVSYKFAYADFDQIERALDTADKARSSWASKSVSERAEILHQAAQELSRIRGEAIAAMVRDAGKAPTEADVEVSEAIDFCRYYAEGLDRDGMNDGVEMTPLGTVCVMSPWNFPFAIPTGGIAAALMAGNTVVFKPSELAVYTAWQIAQAFWRAGVPRNVLQFMPMPRNEISHKFLMDPRLNGVIMTGSYRTGKMLRGLRPDLRVLAETSGKDAMVITATADPDQAVKDLVKSAFGHSGQKCSAASVAIVEASVYDNPAFLRQLKDAAASLKVGGSWEVNSVVTPLIKEPEGNLLRALTQLEPGEEWLLKPEPSEDNPCLWSPGIRLGVKPGSWFHQTECFGPVLGIIRAENLEEAIDIQNDSEFGLTGGLQSLDEREIALWKSKVQVGNAYINRVITGAIVRRQPFGGWNHSSMGPGAKAGGPNYLTMLGSWEEKALPQKLRTPGERITGLVEKLCSELPDCAKRIRSAAGSQAKWWMEEFGVEHDPSRIYGENNTFRYVPVKGILARVENMSDDDAAILLLGAKLCGAALHLSAEEGHPWIQKMNGYYATLTVETEAELIDRMPEAAQGVQFLRGTGISEALANAARARDVEVLDRSVLANGRLELLGYFREQAVSETVHRYGNLIPPPGSFKTAGA; from the coding sequence ATGACAGATTCATCCATCCCGGACATGATGGCGGCGGCCAACCGTGACAAGTGGACTGACCAGCAATTGGCCGCCAAGGCCGTGGAGCTGGCGGAATCCATTCTGAAACAATCCAATGCCGGGATGCGCAGGAAGGAAAAGAAGCAGGCGGAGCAGATGGAGCGCATGATGAATGATCCGGCGGGCAAGGCGTTTACGCTGGCGCTGGCGGACCGCGTCTTCCGCCCCTCCGCCTCCGCCCGCGGCGCGGAGCTGTTCCGGTACCTGCTGGACGGCTATGGCATCCCCAGGTACCTGTCCGCCACGGACCGCCTGGCCATGAAGCTGGGCGGCAGGCTTTCCGCACAGTTTCCGGGCGTGGTGATGCCCATGATCACCAGCCAGCTGAGGAAGGAAAGCTCCAACGTCATTCTCCCGGCGGAGGACGGGAAGCTGCATTCCCACCTGCGGCGCAGGCGCAAGGCCGGAATCCGGATGAACATCAACCAGCTGGGCGAGGCCATTCTGGGTGAGAGCGAGGCCCACCACCGCCTTCAGCAGGTGGTGGACCGCCTGGGGGACAAGGACTGCGAATACATCTCCGTCAAGATTTCAGCCATTTTCAGCCAGATTCATCTGGTGGCCTTTGAGGAAACCGTCAAGCTCATCCAGGAGCGCCTGCGCATCCTGTACCGGGCGGCCATTACGAATGCGGTGACTCTGCCGGACGGCTCCAAAAAGCCCAAGTTCGTGAACCTGGACATGGAGGAATACCGGGACCTCCACCTGACGGCGGAGGCGTTCAAGCGCACCCTGATGGAAGAGGAATTCATGCATCTGGAAGCCGGGATCGTCCTTCAGGCCTATCTGCCGGATTCCTGGGAGGAACAGATGAAGCTGTGCGCCTGGGCGAAGGAACGCGTGGAGCAGGGCGGCGCGCGCATCAAGATACGCCTGGTGAAAGGCGCCAACCTGGCGATGGAGAAGGTGGAGGCCTCCATGCATGACTGGGCGCAGGCCCCGTACGGCACGAAGGCCCAAGTGGACGCCAACTACAAGAGAATGCTCCATTACGGCTGCATGCCGGAGAACGCCAGGTACGTGCAGTTCGGCGTGGCCTCCCACAACCTCTTTGACCTCTGCTACGCCATGCTCCTGCGTGAGCGGGAAGGCGTGCGGGATTACGTGGAATTTGAAATGCTGGAAGGCATGGCCAACCACCAGGCGCGCGTCATCCGCCAGGCGGCGGACGGCCTGCTGCTGTATGCTCCCGTGGTCCTGAAAGAAGACTTCCACAGCGCGATTGCGTACCTGGTGCGGCGGCTGGATGAAAACACCAGTGAGGAGAACTTCCTGCATGACCTCTTCGGCATGACGCCGGGCTCCCGGAGCTGGGAAGCCCAGAAAAAGCGGTTTTTAAAAGCCTGCCAGGAGAAGGACGAGGTGAAGTACGGCCCCAACCGCACGCAGAACCGCGCCGCGGACCCCGTACAGCCCACGCATTACCGGGACGCCTTTTCCAATGAGCGCGATACGGACTGGTCCCTCAGGCAGAATGCGGAATGGATCAACGGCCTGATTGCCGCGGAAAAGGAAAAATCCGGAGAAGAAATCCCCCTGGTCGTTAACGGGGAGGAAGTCACCACCAACCTGTGGGGCGTGGGGCGCGACCCGTCACGCCACAATGAAGTTTCCTACAAGTTCGCGTATGCGGACTTTGACCAGATTGAACGCGCGCTGGACACGGCGGACAAGGCCCGCTCCTCCTGGGCGTCCAAAAGCGTCAGTGAGCGCGCTGAAATCCTGCACCAGGCGGCGCAGGAATTGTCCAGAATCCGCGGCGAGGCCATTGCGGCCATGGTCCGGGACGCCGGAAAGGCGCCCACGGAGGCGGATGTGGAAGTGAGCGAGGCCATTGACTTCTGCCGCTATTACGCGGAAGGGCTGGACCGTGACGGCATGAATGACGGCGTGGAAATGACCCCGCTGGGCACCGTTTGCGTGATGTCGCCCTGGAACTTTCCCTTCGCCATTCCCACGGGGGGAATCGCTGCCGCGCTGATGGCGGGGAACACGGTGGTGTTCAAGCCGTCGGAGCTGGCCGTTTACACGGCCTGGCAGATTGCCCAGGCCTTCTGGCGCGCCGGGGTGCCCAGGAACGTGCTTCAGTTCATGCCCATGCCGCGCAATGAAATCTCCCACAAATTCCTGATGGACCCGCGCCTGAACGGCGTAATCATGACGGGCTCCTACCGCACCGGGAAGATGCTGCGCGGCCTGCGGCCGGACCTGCGCGTGCTGGCGGAAACCAGCGGAAAAGACGCCATGGTCATTACCGCCACGGCGGACCCGGACCAGGCCGTGAAAGACCTGGTAAAAAGCGCCTTCGGCCACTCCGGGCAGAAATGCTCCGCCGCCAGCGTGGCCATTGTGGAAGCGTCCGTTTATGACAACCCGGCCTTTCTGCGCCAGTTGAAGGATGCCGCCGCCAGCCTGAAGGTGGGCGGCTCCTGGGAGGTCAACTCCGTAGTGACCCCGCTCATCAAGGAGCCGGAAGGCAACCTGCTCCGGGCGCTTACGCAATTGGAGCCCGGGGAGGAATGGCTGCTCAAGCCGGAACCCTCGGAAGACAACCCGTGCCTGTGGTCGCCCGGCATCCGGCTGGGCGTGAAGCCGGGAAGCTGGTTCCACCAGACGGAATGCTTCGGGCCGGTGCTGGGCATCATCCGCGCGGAAAACCTGGAAGAAGCCATTGACATCCAGAACGACTCCGAATTCGGCCTCACCGGAGGCCTCCAGTCCCTGGATGAACGGGAAATCGCCCTCTGGAAGAGCAAGGTGCAGGTGGGCAACGCCTACATCAACCGCGTCATTACCGGCGCCATCGTGCGCCGCCAGCCGTTCGGCGGGTGGAACCACTCCTCCATGGGGCCCGGCGCCAAGGCCGGAGGCCCCAACTACCTTACCATGCTGGGAAGCTGGGAGGAAAAAGCGCTCCCGCAGAAACTGCGCACGCCGGGGGAACGCATTACCGGGCTGGTGGAAAAACTGTGCTCCGAACTGCCGGACTGCGCCAAGCGCATCCGTTCCGCCGCGGGCTCCCAGGCCAAGTGGTGGATGGAGGAATTCGGCGTGGAGCATGACCCCTCCCGCATCTACGGGGAAAACAATACATTCCGTTACGTGCCCGTGAAGGGAATACTGGCCCGTGTGGAAAACATGTCTGACGATGATGCCGCCATCCTGCTGCTGGGCGCAAAACTATGCGGAGCGGCTCTGCACCTGAGTGCGGAGGAAGGCCATCCCTGGATTCAGAAAATGAACGGCTACTACGCCACCCTGACGGTGGAGACGGAAGCCGAACTCATCGACCGGATGCCGGAGGCGGCCCAGGGCGTGCAATTCCTGCGCGGAACGGGCATCTCCGAGGCACTGGCGAACGCCGCCCGCGCCCGTGACGTGGAAGTCCTGGACCGCTCGGTGCTTGCCAATGGACGCCTGGAACTGCTGGGCTACTTCCGGGAACAGGCCGTCTCCGAAACTGTCCACCGTTACGGCAACCTGATTCCGCCTCCCGGCAGTTTCAAGACGGCCGGGGCGTGA
- the katE gene encoding catalase HPII — MKKKTQQMEERYAPFPDGTEAEPHYTDTIDPELIKPTPKPTPPNAEPSAPGSMKTPDNTTEKIKDLDTMRSNGMNQPLTSNLGVKIADDQNTLKAGSRGPSLLEDFHFLEKMAHFDQERIPERVVHARGSGAHGYFQVYKSLSKYTKAGFLQDPGEKTPVFVRFSNVQGFRGSPDTVRDIRGFATKFYTKEGNYDLVGNDTPVFFIQDAIKFPDFIHAVKPEPHNEMPQGQTAHDSFWDYVSLQPETLHNVMWLMSDRGIPRSYRTIEGFGIHTYKLVNAEGKSTFVRFHWKPAYGKKSLIWDEAQDLTGRDPDFHRKDLWQSIEGGDYPEFELGLQLIPEEDVDKFDFDILDATKLIPEALVPVEIVGKMVLDRNPDNFFAETEQVAFCPANIVPGIDFSDDPLLQGRIFSYSDTQRHRLGGANFTEIPINRPVCPFHNNQRDGFHRMQIDTAPANYDPNSIGDNWPRETPPEDGGFATSPQPVTGIKERLRSPSFAEYYAQPRLFWMSQTPVEQRHIIDAFSFEVGKVTRPYIRERVVDLLTRIDPDLAAGVAKNLGIELTKEQLNRELPKPVCGLEKDPTLSLYAKPDGNLKGMRVSLLVADGVNLKSVDEICDALNKEGVHPQVLAPHMGSVKTEDGEDLHVDGTLSGNLAVLFDAVIVPEGAKSIQTLMMNGDAKYHLRQAYRHLKAIGLPGDASEMQEAADLPQDMDDPGLLTPKDTKALMKPFITAMKQHRVWAREPKALDFGA; from the coding sequence ATGAAAAAAAAGACCCAGCAAATGGAAGAACGCTACGCCCCCTTTCCGGATGGAACGGAAGCGGAACCCCACTATACAGATACTATTGACCCGGAGCTGATCAAGCCCACCCCCAAGCCTACGCCGCCCAACGCGGAACCCTCCGCCCCCGGCTCCATGAAGACGCCGGACAATACCACGGAAAAAATCAAGGACCTGGACACCATGCGCTCCAACGGCATGAACCAGCCCCTCACAAGCAACCTGGGAGTAAAAATAGCCGATGACCAAAACACACTTAAAGCCGGAAGCAGGGGCCCCTCTCTGCTTGAAGACTTCCACTTTCTGGAAAAAATGGCTCATTTTGACCAGGAGCGGATACCGGAACGCGTGGTTCACGCAAGAGGTTCCGGGGCACATGGCTATTTTCAGGTATACAAATCCCTTTCCAAGTACACCAAGGCGGGCTTTCTGCAGGATCCGGGAGAAAAGACTCCGGTCTTTGTGCGTTTTTCCAACGTGCAGGGCTTCAGAGGATCTCCGGATACGGTGAGGGACATCCGCGGCTTCGCCACCAAATTCTATACCAAGGAAGGCAACTATGACCTGGTGGGCAATGACACGCCCGTCTTCTTCATCCAGGACGCCATCAAATTCCCGGACTTCATCCATGCCGTGAAGCCGGAACCCCATAATGAAATGCCGCAGGGACAGACGGCCCACGATTCCTTCTGGGACTATGTTTCCCTCCAGCCGGAAACCCTGCACAACGTCATGTGGCTCATGTCCGACCGCGGCATCCCCCGGAGCTACCGTACCATTGAAGGCTTCGGCATCCACACGTACAAGCTGGTCAATGCGGAAGGAAAAAGCACCTTCGTCCGCTTCCACTGGAAGCCGGCATATGGCAAGAAATCCCTGATCTGGGATGAGGCCCAGGACCTTACCGGACGGGACCCGGACTTCCACCGCAAGGACCTCTGGCAATCCATTGAAGGCGGAGACTATCCGGAATTCGAGCTCGGCCTGCAGCTTATCCCGGAAGAGGACGTGGATAAATTCGACTTTGACATCCTGGATGCCACCAAGCTCATCCCGGAAGCGCTGGTCCCCGTGGAAATCGTCGGCAAGATGGTGCTGGACCGCAATCCGGACAACTTCTTCGCGGAAACGGAACAGGTCGCCTTCTGCCCCGCCAACATTGTACCGGGCATTGACTTTTCCGACGATCCGCTGCTCCAGGGCCGCATCTTTTCCTACAGCGACACCCAGCGGCACCGCCTGGGCGGAGCCAACTTTACGGAGATTCCCATCAACCGGCCCGTCTGCCCCTTCCACAACAACCAGCGGGACGGCTTCCACCGCATGCAGATAGACACCGCCCCGGCCAACTATGACCCCAACTCCATCGGGGACAACTGGCCGCGTGAAACGCCGCCGGAAGACGGCGGCTTTGCCACCAGTCCCCAGCCGGTAACGGGCATTAAAGAACGCCTCAGGAGCCCCTCCTTTGCGGAATACTATGCCCAGCCCCGCCTGTTCTGGATGAGCCAGACTCCCGTGGAGCAAAGGCACATCATTGACGCCTTCAGCTTTGAAGTAGGCAAGGTGACGCGCCCGTACATCCGGGAACGGGTGGTGGACCTGCTGACGCGCATTGATCCGGACCTGGCCGCCGGGGTAGCCAAGAACCTGGGCATCGAACTGACGAAGGAACAGCTTAACCGGGAACTTCCCAAGCCTGTATGCGGCCTGGAAAAAGACCCCACCCTGAGCCTGTACGCCAAGCCGGACGGCAACCTCAAAGGCATGCGCGTTTCCCTGCTGGTGGCGGACGGAGTGAATCTGAAGTCCGTGGATGAAATCTGCGACGCCCTGAACAAGGAGGGAGTGCATCCCCAGGTGCTCGCCCCCCACATGGGCTCCGTCAAAACGGAGGACGGGGAAGACCTCCACGTGGACGGAACCCTGTCCGGCAACCTGGCCGTGCTGTTTGACGCCGTCATCGTCCCGGAAGGAGCGAAGAGCATTCAGACGCTGATGATGAACGGAGACGCCAAATACCACCTGCGCCAGGCCTATCGGCACCTGAAGGCCATCGGCCTGCCCGGAGACGCCAGTGAAATGCAGGAAGCAGCGGACCTGCCCCAGGACATGGACGATCCCGGCCTGCTTACGCCGAAGGACACCAAGGCGCTGATGAAACCCTTCATCACGGCCATGAAACAGCACCGCGTCTGGGCCCGCGAACCCAAGGCGCTGGACTTCGGAGCCTGA
- a CDS encoding R3H domain-containing nucleic acid-binding protein, producing MTVQEIAEQSLKSLLASLGFSADIEITETDGIICLNISSPDCQYIIGGDGDRLDDLQYLVNRMIQRKMEEAPRVKVDCDHYRERNEARLLEKARSLAERVQESGKPMKMQPLNAYHRRLVHNALQSMEGIATESEEGDGRYKRITIRRA from the coding sequence ATGACGGTGCAAGAAATAGCTGAACAGAGTTTGAAGAGCCTTCTGGCTTCACTGGGTTTTTCCGCGGATATTGAAATAACGGAGACGGACGGCATTATTTGCCTGAACATTTCCTCCCCGGATTGCCAGTATATCATTGGCGGAGACGGGGACAGGCTGGACGACCTCCAGTACCTGGTCAACCGGATGATTCAGCGGAAGATGGAGGAGGCCCCCCGCGTGAAGGTGGACTGTGACCATTACCGGGAACGCAACGAGGCCCGCCTCCTGGAAAAGGCCCGCTCCCTGGCGGAGCGTGTGCAGGAAAGCGGCAAGCCCATGAAGATGCAGCCGCTGAACGCCTACCACCGCCGCCTGGTGCACAATGCCCTCCAATCCATGGAAGGCATCGCCACGGAGTCGGAGGAAGGTGACGGCCGCTACAAGCGCATCACCATCCGGCGTGCCTGA